The genomic interval CGGACTTCACGATGGCTAAAGGCCAATATCTGTTGCACCATCTTTTTGCCGTGGGTTGTCGTTTTTATGACTTCTTGTAAATCAGCGTGGGCCTGACTCTTCGGGGGCACCTCATCCAGAGCCATGTCGACATAGCCATGGATTACTTGCAGGATATTGTTGAAATCATGGGCGATACCGCCGGCCAAGGTTCCCAGCGTCTCCATTTTTTGTGCCTGGCGAAGCTGCTCCTCAAGCTGCTTTCGTTTTTCTTCACCCTGCATGCGTGCGGTGATATCCTCTAGAACAATAAGAAAATGCCTAGTAGCGCCCGCAGAGTTTTTTACTGCTGTTATAGACAATGATTCCCGGTAGGGTTCACCATTCTTTTTCTTGTTCTGAAACTCACCGCGCCACTCGCCGCCGGTCGTTATCGTTTCCCATACTTTTTTGTATTCTTCAGGCGTTTTGCCAGATTTTAGAATGCTTGGTTTTCTTCCGATCACTTCTTCAGAAGTGTACCCGCTTACTTGTGTGTATTTTGGATTGACATATTCGATGTTGCCCTGCGTATCAGTAATTATGACACCAACTGGACTTTGTTCGACTGCACGTGATAGCATGCTTAGTTGTTCCTCTGCGAGTTTGCGCTCAATGGCCAGCGCGATTTGCTCGGATACGAATGTCATCAATCCTAAATCTTTCTCGGAATAAAGTGTGGGATTCGTATAACTTTGAACGACTACCACACCGATGACCGAGTGTGCAGTCTTGAGGGGTGCTCCGAGCCATTGGGCGGAAGGGGTGCCCACCAGTTCCACCTCACCCTTTTGTATGAGCTGTCTATGCACTTCTTCATTTGCTAAAAGGGGAATGCCGGTCCGCCTGACATAATCCTTCAGGCTTTTGCGAAGATGCTGCGGCGCGAATTTCCTCGACTCTTCATGTTCATCAACGCAGTAGGGGAACGAATACCGATCATTCTCAGCGTCGTAGAGCGCGACGTAGAAATTGGTGGTGTCGATGAGGAGACCGACTTTTTGACAGATGATTTTCAGAAGCTCTTCGAGGTTACTTGAAACACTCGTTGCTTCCGAAATCTGAAACAGTACAGATTTGATATCCTCCGCCTCCTTGCGCTCGGTGATGTTCAGCAAAACACCTTGAAAAAAATCTTTTCCTTGGCAGTAGTCAAATGCCAGCACTCCTTGATCTTCAACCCACAATTCAGCCCCGTCCTTTTTCTTCAATCGGTAAGAAACTATGGCTGATCTGTCTTCACGGTACTTTCTTAGTACCTTGTGCCTTTCCTTAAGCGTGAAGTAGAGATCTTTGACAATATTCGTCCTCAGAAGCTCTTCTGCACTTTCATATCCTAACATTTCTACCATGGCGGAGTTTACTGTAATGAACTTCCCTTCCTTTGTTGACTGATAAATACCCAGAGGAAGTTGTTCGACAAGTTGCCGATATTTTGCTTCGCTCAGTTGCAGCGCCGCCTCCGCCTGTTTGCGCTCGGTGATATCAAGTACAACTACTCCCACAGCTATTGGCTTTCCATCTTCTCCCATTACAGGGAAAAAAGAATATATAAACCAACGAATTTGATCCAGGTCCTTTGGCAATCTCGTGTTGAATTCATGATTGCGAGCCGGTTTACCTGTTTCCAGTACTTCGAGCAGTCGAGGCAGAATATCCTGTGCCGCATCGGGTAAAACCTCTGCAAGGCGCCTTCCCAGATGATCCTCCACTGGCAGACCATTAATATCAGCAAGGGTTTTATTGATTCTGAAATATCGAAATTCGGGTCCTTCGAGAATGGCCAAACCGGCAGGCATATTTAATAGAATTGTGTCTATGTATCGCTGGGATTTTCTCAGTTTTGCCTTCACCCGCGTGTAGCTGCTTTTTGCTTTTTCGAATTTCCGAAGCCGCTTTCGCAGCATTGCAATTTCTTTGGCCATTTCGGCAATGGTTTCGTTCTTGAAAATGTTCATAATGCTCTTCCTATCCCTCAATTACGATTTTGAATGTTTGAATTCTGAATGATGATTTGAAAATGAGAGTTGAGCTGGGGTTATTTTCATTTCCGGCTGGTCTGGAATGCGATCTTCCGCATGTGGCTATAGTCATCTTGACCTGCCCAAAGTTTAGTTTTGGTTGTGCTAAATGATGATATAACTGCGGGTAGTAAGGTTCCGTCCCGGATTCAGAACAGAATAATAATGATTAGAGCCAGAGTGAAAGGATTCCCATTGTGCGATTCATCCGGGAATAGAACGTCTTAACATAAGAAAAAATAACGAACCATACAAGGATTGTTAAGAAATTGTCAAAATTTGATTCAGAATTAGACGTTCGATTGAGTAGCGATCCGGCTCTGACGACAATTCTCTTGCCGCCTGTTCACATTCCGGAGAACAATTGCACGTGCATTTCGCGGACCCGCAGGGTTTTGCAAATCAGGGTACAGAAACGGCAGGGCCGCATTTCTTGGCAGGTAGGCTGCTCTAATAAAAGCCGGAGATCCTCAATTCGTGATTCGCGCTCAAGCGAGGTTATATCTATTTTTGGTATTTTCATGGCGGTATAGGGTCCGCAAACTGGACAAATAGTCATCCTGAGCTGCCAGGATTATTGATTATCTAAAATCTCCGGGTCAGTTTGCAGTCACTGTCTTGACAACCGTGACTTTTTGATTACGATTCGAGTTTCTGTCTTTGATTCGAGCCCAACGCTGCAAGGCCTTTTCCAAATCCTTCATTTTCACTGGTTTGCTGATGTAGTCATCCATTCCAGCTTCGAGGCACTTTTCACGCTCCCCTTTCATGGCGTTAGCAACTCCTGCAGGGCTTGCGCGTACAGCGCCGCATTTTCCAACGCTGTTGAGTCAACAAGTTCTGTCTGCAGATGGGATACATACCATAACAGGATTACAGCTCCTGTGCAGAAAATAACTGCCGGCAGAACAATGATTCTCTCATGTAGTATGCGCGTAAACCAGGCCCAGGCTGTTTTTACAATCCCATCGTCTGCT from candidate division KSB1 bacterium carries:
- a CDS encoding PAS domain S-box protein is translated as MNIFKNETIAEMAKEIAMLRKRLRKFEKAKSSYTRVKAKLRKSQRYIDTILLNMPAGLAILEGPEFRYFRINKTLADINGLPVEDHLGRRLAEVLPDAAQDILPRLLEVLETGKPARNHEFNTRLPKDLDQIRWFIYSFFPVMGEDGKPIAVGVVVLDITERKQAEAALQLSEAKYRQLVEQLPLGIYQSTKEGKFITVNSAMVEMLGYESAEELLRTNIVKDLYFTLKERHKVLRKYREDRSAIVSYRLKKKDGAELWVEDQGVLAFDYCQGKDFFQGVLLNITERKEAEDIKSVLFQISEATSVSSNLEELLKIICQKVGLLIDTTNFYVALYDAENDRYSFPYCVDEHEESRKFAPQHLRKSLKDYVRRTGIPLLANEEVHRQLIQKGEVELVGTPSAQWLGAPLKTAHSVIGVVVVQSYTNPTLYSEKDLGLMTFVSEQIALAIERKLAEEQLSMLSRAVEQSPVGVIITDTQGNIEYVNPKYTQVSGYTSEEVIGRKPSILKSGKTPEEYKKVWETITTGGEWRGEFQNKKKNGEPYRESLSITAVKNSAGATRHFLIVLEDITARMQGEEKRKQLEEQLRQAQKMETLGTLAGGIAHDFNNILQVIHGYVDMALDEVPPKSQAHADLQEVIKTTTHGKKMVQQILAFSHREVR